The DNA sequence TCGTGATAGTAGGAGGTCATCAAGATCAAGGCGTTCCAGTTATGATGCATACCCAGAGGTTGATCCTGCAAAGTTGAGAGATAGCTTAGCGTTTAAAGAAATCTATAACGCAACAGGAAATTTCTCCCTAGATAACAAAATTGGTGAAGGGGGATTTGGGACTGTGTATAAAGGGACACTTAAGGATGGCCGTGTTGTTGCTGTAAAGCGTGCAAAAAGCGTAAGATGTGCTATCAAGTTGAGAGTTGGAAGTATTTTTgttgctctctctctctctctctctctctctctctcacaataGACTTCCTTGTAAACAGGAAACTTATGATCAACGCCTGTCAGCAGAGTTCAAGAACGAGATCCTAGCCTTATCAAAGATTGAGCACCTGAGTTTGGTAAGATTTTACGGGTGTCTTGAGCATGGAGACGAGCGCCTTATTATCGTTGAATATGTCAGCAATGGGACCCTCCGAGAACACTTGGATGGTAGGTCATCGAACTCTGTCATTAGGCAGCTCAACGATGTTACAGTATATTTCATCTATtctgtttcattttaaaaaacaaagtcTGTTGCAACGAGTATCCAATTCTGGATGCAGGAACTCGCCCAAACGAGCTTCAAATCGGAGAGCGATTGGATATTGCAATTGATATAGCTCATGGCATTACCTATCTTCACTCATATACAGGTAGATGGAGTATCATGTATAAAAAGTATGGCTTATACTCGTTTTATGTCCCTTTTCATGCGCGTTTATTCTCTCATGTTACAGATCCTCCCATCATCCATAGAGACATCAAAGCATCAAACATACTCATTACAGAAAAACTCAGAGCCAAAGTGGCTGATTTTGGGTTTGCGCGGTTAGCCGCAGAAAACCCTGTGGCCACTCACATTTCTACGCAAATCAAAGGAACTGCTGGCTACTTGGATCCTGAGTACCTGAGGACATACCAGCTTACTGAAAAGAGTGATGTCTACTCATTCGGTGTATTACTCGTTGAAATGATGACGGGCAGGCAACCTATAGAGTCGAAGAGAGGCCTGGACGAGAGACTTACCACAAAATGGGTGAGTGTATGTGAATGTAGATCACCACTAATAGCATGATTGTCGTTGTTCTTGATCACTGTCCAATTTATCATACTATAAAACAACAATAGCAATTGGAAAGATCTTAGATTTGTTTCCTATGCAGGCACTTAGGAGACTAAGAAATGGAGAGGTCGTTGTGGCTATGGATCCAAGGCTACGAAGGAGCGTTCCATCCATCCACGCAGTCGAAAGGGTCCTCAAACTCGCCCGCCACTGCCTGGCACCATCAAGACTATCAAGACCTTCAATGAGACAGTGTGCAGAAAAATTATGGGATATTCGACGAGAACTCAGAGAAAATGCGACTGCTAGAGCTATTTCCTCTCCCTTCCCCTCTGCCAGGCAGAATGTGTCTGGGAGTGAAAACAGTGAGAGCTTGATGTTTGTTTCTGCATAAGCAGTTTATTCgcataaatatatatctacTTGCTTTCACTTTATCAGACTGTATCATTGAAAATGTGAGACTCGTATCAGATgtatatactacctccgtccaccaaaatttgtctcatttttccatttctgtccgtcccccaaaatttgtgagtgggcctcatatttcactaactcattcctactcacattttattataaaactaatatataaaagtaggacctacaatccactaactttttcaactcacttttcattacatttcttaaaacccgtgtcgggtcaaagtgggacaaattttggtggatggaggtagtatCATTTACCATGAAAGCTCGGGTTCTTGATTTAGAGAAGGTTTGTAATCTTGTAATGACTGCTTTCGGTTGGCATCGAGATTCACTTGGTTGAAGTTCAATTATTCGAGTTAGGTCCGATATTATCcgaaattaattttgtcataAGAGAGACCAAGACCAGCTCATACTCTGTTCCAAGACTAACTCAGGTGGATTTAATCTTGAGACATCAGTCTCAACATTCACCATTCTACCACCAGTTCAACTCACACGCATCTTTGTCATATTTATCTATTCTTGAGTTGTCAAAATACTTAGCCAGTTAGCCTGGTCTTGGGTCGGATTGGGCATGAtgttacttttaaaattttaattgaaaattttaaattagtaaaatgagtttaaattccaattttctttGACACAAACCTAAATACGTTAGTTTATGTaactgaattaaataaataggacgTTCCGGCTTCATATATACTCTCCGTACTTGTCTCGctataatatttgagatatattctacaaatatgtactccctcaGTACTATGCAGAAACTAATGAGGTGAAACTCGTTTTATACTAATGAGTTGACAATTTCATTTATCTAATGAGGTGaccattattttatattaatattttttttatcccttattttattaattttacattcaaattcataccattttcaaaaaaatttatttttggagaaCTGTATATTTCCGTTACTTTTCAgcaaatagtagtactattagaTTTATCCTCCGGTCAATACACGGAAAATAATATAGGCATGCTAAATTTGGACGACCAAATTGCGTATGAAATCATCTTTATCGCCTCACATTTTGCGTcacttaaataaaatcattatgTTCTGTTGATAGTTCTGTGTAATTCCATTTTTGTTAacaatgcaatttatttttcgaTTCATACCCAAAAATTTGGAcaagatattttcaaaaagtcgccacaaattcaacaaaattaatgttttagaGCGTACAAGCGCGCTAAGCTTTAGGTACTCCTACTATTTCATTGTCTTCTCTATTCGGCCATTCCTATCTCTGATATTTATTGCCACAATCTCTCTCTCCGTCAGTCTCTCATGACCACAAAACTATAGCTACCAttacacactttttttttccttttcgcTTTTTTTGTCACTTTCTCTCCATAAAATATCTAGCTCCTTTCATTCTCTTATTCCACTCGTTAAATAGCTCGAATTTGTTTCCTCCAGCTTCAGCTTCAGCTTCAATTGCATCATCACGTTAGCTGTATCGCTTTCCTTCCAGATTTGGAGCGAGCATCTGGTAATGAGCCtgcttttctctctctcttccttttATGTTATTTGATGTTTTTACATTGTCGTCTTCAGCTAGAATTAgatcacttatttttttaagcatTTACTTCAATTAAACCGCAATATGCTGTTTGTACCTATCGTCAATTCTTTTGCACAGTATCAGTATGCcagtttgaatttgtgtttTCGATTGCAACCGAGTTGGAAAATAATGCGGTTTGCGAGTCTCACTGGCTTGTAATGTTTTCTGAAATTTTTTCTGTTCATTTGTGATAGCGAATTGATTTCATGAAAATCACGTGAAATACCTTTTCTGATGCACTTGTATAATGCAGCATCCGCTTGCTCAATCTGTTCATTGctagcaactgttttgcaggtGATCTTTAGAAGCTAGTGAGAACTAGCAGCCTAGCAGGCATGGCTGATGCGGTGAAGGCAAACGGTAGTACGACTGAtaggattaaaattttggagaaGATTCCGCCTGTTGCAAATCCGCAGGCCAAAGATCCAGCTGCAATTGCCTCTAATATCAACTATCATGCTCACTATAGCCCTCACTTTTCCCCCTATAAGTTTGAGCCGGAGCAAGCATTTTACGCAACGGCGGAAAGCGTTCGTGATCAACTGATCAAGGTagtaattcaatttatttgagtGGTCTTTAATTCATGGCATTCAGGACATAAATTCTGCGGTATAGAATTTTATGAGCTTTATCATGTAGTTTCATGTACCTGAGACTGAGAGAGGTTCTTCAAACCATAACTTCAGTTGATATCCTAGGAATCGcttgaatttatatttaatgcatatttGTATTCTAGAATATGGTTTCATATGTTGTATTGCATTTCAATATAAACTGATTCTGTTGTTTCTGACCAATATCACAGCAATGGAATGACACGTATAGTCATTATCACAAAGTCAATCCTAAGCAAACATACTATCTATCCATGGAATATCTCCAAGGTCGTGCTCTGACCAATGCAGTCGGAAACCTAGATGTGCAAGATGCGTATGCTAATGCTTTGAAGCAACTCGGTTATGCACTTGAGGAAATAACTGAGCAGGTAATTGGATAAAATTACTCATTTGCATGAAAAAGATCTTGTGCCAATATGGCCATTTAGCAAGATTTTCAGAAGAGCAACCCTGGCATGGTGGTGTGCTCTTTTTTACTTGGTTCAACTCAATTTGGATTATCATAGAGGTAGGGTgttaggttttgttttgttgaatgTTGTTTTTTGTAAGCTCCTGAATAGTCTTTTGACACTTGCATTCCAATATAAGATAAAGCTGAATTCAATTGAATGTAACAGGAAAAAGATGCTGCACTTGGTAATGGCGGTCTTGGGAGACTTGCTTCTTGTTTTCTTGACTCAATGGCTACTTTGAGCTTACCTGCATGGGGATATGGCCTGAGGTACAGATATGGTCTATTCAAGCAACTGATGACAAAATCAGGCCAAGAGGAAATCGCTGAAGATTGGTTGGAGGTCTGCTGACACCATAATCCTAACATTGTTCATTCTAGATTAGCTCATACTCTTTTGGATAATAGTAGTGTTTCATTTCCTGGTTAACTAATGCAGAAGTTCAGTCCATGGGAAATTCCTAGACATGATGTTGTCTTCCCTATAAGATTTTTTGGTCAAGTTGAGGTCAATCCTAATGGATCGTAAGTGCAACTGACAAATGCttctttattttactattataccATTAGTTTGTGGATACAATGAACCTTTGTTTCTTGTATTTCTTCACAAATACCTATTATGTGTTTGTTTCTGAAAACATTTTAGACGAAAATGGATCGGTGGAGAGGTCATACAAGCAGTTGCATATGATGTACCAATCCCCGGCTACAAAACAAAGAACACTAACAGCCTTCGCCTCTGGGAAGCCAAAGCTAGGGCTGAGGACttcaatttatttgagttCAATGATGGAAAATATGAATCAGCTGCATTGCTTCATTCAAGGGCTCAGCAGGCAAAGAGCAGTTCATCTTTTTAAGTTATAATATGAAGCCCCTCTGAATTTTTATGCAAGATACATGTTTATGCAGATTTGTGCTGTTCTGTATCCTGGAGATGCTACTGAAGATGGCAAACTTTTACGACTGAAGCAGCAGTATTTCCTGTGCAGTGCATCACTCCAGGTTTGCTGGCATCTTTAGTTGCCTTGCATTATTTCATTGCATTTATGAAttcattttatcttcattgAGTTTACTTCAGAAAAGTTTGACTACCAAGTATGCTAGCATGTTTGGCATTTGATAATCAAATACTAGTTTGCAATTAGGGGGAAAAGTAAACAATGTCTGGACTCTGGATAATTTTTGCCATACTATGAAATTCATAGTTAATACTTTTAAGTTTTCTTCACAATGCCAATGAGTGAGAGATCTAACTTGTTCTATATGCAAATCCTCAAAGATCTTTGAATCCATGTAATGTTAACACATCGTGTTCAGATCTTTTTAATCAGAAAGTTTTCTAGATGTTGTTGAGCAGACACTACCTTATTGTAAAAAGTGCCTTACTTTCTAGAACAGTAGCGATTAATGCCCTTGTATTATTTTCACCAAGAAATAAATCTTTCAATCAATCGTGGTATCAATCATCCAGGACATCATTACTAGATTTAAGGAGAGATTAGGCGGAAGAGATAAGATCCTGTGGTCTGAGTTCCCTTCTAAGGTCGCAGTACAACTGAATGACACACATCCAACTCTTTCAATACCGGAGCTGATGCGTCTTTTTATGGATGATGAAGGCCTTGGATGGGATGAAGCTTGGGATATAACCAACAGGTGCTTCTTGCCTGATGAAGCATATTGTTTTATGCTAAATTCAAGATCTATGTTATTTCCTTCTAATGTGCTTATGTGACATATAGATATAACACTGTGTATTCTGCCAGGACAATAGCTTATACAAACCATACAGTCCTGCCTGAGGCTCTGGAGAAATGGTCACAAACTGTCATGTGGAAGCTTCTTCCCCGCCATATGGAAATCattgaagaaattgataaGAGGGTCTGTTATACCTTAAACCTAGTCCTTTTGTAATCATGAGTCAACTTAAACTTTTAAGTAGTGTTTGTCCTACCGTTTTCAGTTTATCAAAATGATACAGTCAACCAAACCTGAAATTGAGGGAAAAATTTCTGATCTGCGTATTTTGGATAACAACCAACAAAAACCGGTTGTGCGGATGGCAAACTTGTGCGTAGTGTCAGCTCATACGGTAAGAGTTTGACTCTGTTTTACCATGTATAATGCAGGATTCAGTTTGGAAAAGCTGCATGTTCTGAGGAACTTGAGTTCATTTATTTCATACAATATTGTGGCCTTGTATATCCTATTTATATTCTGAGGAACTTCTGAGGAACTTGAGTTCATTTATTTCATACAATATTGTGGCCTTGTATATCCTATTTAAGAAGATAACCGTTCTGCTAAACAAGATAGACAATCCCAACTAAAAAGGGTTAGTTGTATATAACAAGTTGCTTTCAAACAAATCGTAACTTAGTTAATTCTATGCTGGTTTTTATTCATTCTACATCATTTGTGCATGTAcatgtatatacatatattgaaAAGGACTTGTATTATTTTAACAGCATTCCAGATAGATTATAATACGACCCATCACACGAACAAAGTTCATTCACAGACAATTCAGTTTTGGGTGGCGCACTGAAATACTACCAGACTGCATAAAATGTGTGATTATGTTAAATCATCAATGTACAAGGCTTTTCAGTTATAAGTTGATGGTTTTACTATTCATATGTATCATCCTGCATGAAGATGCTCAGATTCTTTACAATTAAATCTTGAGCATATAACAGTTAGAAAATTAGTCTGTCCTCCCTGTTGTTGCAGGTGAATGGAGTTGCTCAGCTTCATAGTGACATCTTGAAGGCTGAGTTGTTCTCTGATTATGTCAAAGTATGGCCTACCAAATTTCAGAACAAGACCAATGGTATAACTCCCCGCCGATGGCTCAGATTTTGCAACCCCGAGCTTAGTAGTATTATCACTAAATGGTTAAAAACTGATCAATGGGTTAATAATCTCGACCTATTGGTGAATCTACGGCAAGTAAGTATTATAATATGGCCATTCAGTTATCATATTTTAGATGCTGTCTTTCTTGTTGGATTGCCATGGCATTGACTGTGTTTTCCAAAGTTTGCGGACAATTCAGAACTCCAAGCTGAGTGGGAATCAGCTAAATTGGCAAGCAAACAACGGTTGGCAACTTACGTGCTTCAGGTTACTGGCGTTAGCATTGACCCCAACTCACTTTTTGATATTCAAATCAAACGGATCCATGAGTACAAAAGGCAGCTCATGAACATTTTGGGTGCTGTTTATAGGTACAAGAAATTGAAGGTGAGGCAAACTTTTGCTACTCTGGAGTGTTATTTGATACCAACTTATGAATTATTCGATCCCAGTAGCATTTTTGGATAGTAGGCGGACTTAGTCATTCTCAACTATGCATTCTTCAGAGAGCTCATTCTAGTTTGCaactatttacttttctttttgccCACTGATCTATCATTAAGATTGTTTATAGTCtttaaataagtttttttaatgCAGGAGATGAGCCCAGAAGAACGTAAAAAGACAACACCTCGTACCATCATGATTGGAGGAAAAGCATTCGCAACATATACAAATGCTAAAAGAATTGTTAAGCTAGTAAGTGATGTTGGGGCTGTTGTGAACACTGATCCAGAAGTCAATAGCTTTTTAAAGGTATCTACCCTCTATATCTCTAATACCTCTTAAAGCTTAAGTAAACGTGATGGCTTCTTATCTAGTCTATTCCAGTTTACGTCCGAATCTCTTATATGCAGAGCATCTCATATAGTTGAACTAATCACAAAATGGTCCTCTGGAGTAATTCAAGGAATATCAAACATGCCTGTCTTAATATTTCCACTGACTGCTTGTTATAGGAATTGCGTTTCTTTCAGATTTTTGTGATCTTACTtatcaatcaaaattttcaattatttcagGTCATTTTTGTGCCCAATTACAATGTCTCTGTAGCTGAGGTGCTTATTCCGGGAAGTGAACTATCACAGCATATAAGTACAGCTGGTATGGAGGCAAGTGGCACAAGTAACATGAAATTTGCTCTCAATGGATGCCTCATTATCGGAACCCTAGATGGAGCTAATGTTGAAATCAGAGAAGAAATTGGTCAagaaaatttctttctttttggtGCAACAGCTGACGAAGTTCCTCGGTTGCGTAAAGAAAGAGAGCAAGGACTGGTAAATGTTCATGTCCACTGTATTAAATGTTACTATATGCACTATCCAGTTTATGAAATGCAACTCTACCTAACTAGTTGGAGACTAAGCTCCTACATTTATCCTACAAAGATCAATGCCGCACAAACTGATGCTGGATTGATTATTTAGCCTTTTAGCTTCCTTCATCTAACAAATTGCGAAATAAGAAATGAACCGACTACAAAAAAGTTCCTTTAAATGGTTTCAAGTATGGAAACAGATACAGCATAGTTGGAGCATGTTCGGGAAATGAGATGTTTATATCCACTGATgtgtattaaatcatggaaCCCTAAAACATTGTCTTTAGAATAGTACACCATCCCTTTGCCTTTCTGCTTACCGAGGATCTTCAGTAATTCCAGAAATGACgtttcttttctcttattGTTGTAGTTTAAGCCAGATCCACGATTTGAAGAGGCCAAACAGTTCATAAAATCTGGAGCATTTGGAAGCTATGATTATAATCCACTCCTCGACTCGCTTGAGGGAAACTCTGGCTTTGGCCGTGGTGATTATTTTCTTGTCGGTTATGATTTCCCCAGCTACATGGACGCCCAGGCAAGGGTGGATGAAGCTTACAAGTAAGTTAATATTCTGCAATCTACAAACCTAGTACGTATTTAATTGAACTATATCATCATTAGATTGTAAAGTGTGTAGGGAATTGTTATATATCTAGGGCAGTGAGGGCATTGAATTCCTTGATCTTTTCTCTCAATAATGCTGATTCACATTACTCCATGATAGTATTCTGTTTCTCATTTTCAAACTACagttcaaaattttccatatttccTTCTTGCCACCCTCATTCTGACATAGTTCCCAGCTGCTGGAGTATATGTTCGTTATCACTTGCCATAACTTAGGTTCTCTGAACATGGTTATGTTTTGTCATAAGAAGTGAAATAAACCAATCTCGCTCAAGTTTTCACAATTTTGTCTTTCAGGGACAGGAAGAAATGGACAAAGATGTCGATTCTCAGCACTGCCGGAAGCGGAAAGTTCAGCAGTGACCGGACCATTGGCCAGTATGCAAAGGAAATATGGAAGATAGATGAGTGCCGCTTGCCTTAAGCACAGACATGGACGCATTGTAATCTCTGGCTTGCAAGAAGAAGTTGAATAAATAAACAGACATggtcatattattatttgctttctttCAAAGTCTATTACTCTTCCCTTGTGCCTTTggtatagtatatattaatgcCAGAcgtttatttttcatttcgaGTTACGTGGTCAAGTCGGTCACGCAACAGAAGGATGAAATGTTGCAACAGAAAGAACAACAGCTAAAGCCAATGTCACACTATTATTAAGCTACAtgtaaaatcaaatcattAGAAGGAAACGCAACAGAGAACCGTCTCGCATTATCAGGCTCCAGAAAAGTAACATACAGACAACATAGGCACATCATAATCCAACCGTCAGTCTAAATAAGGAACTAACGCCTAGGACTAACAGATCTGGATGCCGTGGGGGAGGACAAAGATGCACTAGGACTCCTAGAATGGCTTCTTGACGTGCGTGAAGGCGCACGTTTGCGTGGTGAGCGACTCCTCTTCAAGCACTTCATCGAACTCGGAGACACATCCCTCGTTGGAGTTGGCGACACACTTCTAGAGTAGCTCCTCGGGGTAAGGCTGAGCGAGTAACTCCTCCTGCTAGACCGGCGATACCTAGGTGATATGCTCCGGTATCGGCTCCTTCTGTAGTATCGATCCTCAGGAGAGTAATCTCTGTAGCGCCTTCTGTAATAAGGGCTGTCGGGCGAGTAGTCCCTATGGTAAGGGGAGTAGGAACGGTCCCGCCTGCTTACAGGAGATCTGCTATAAGATGGAGACCGGGAACGGGAATACGATGACCTCCTGGGCCTGTAATACGATGGAGAGTTCGACCTCCCAACTGAGTATGATCTGCGGCGTCGGCGGTAATAGGGAGAGTATGATCTGCGGCGTCGGCGGTAGCAGGGAGAGTATGATCTGCTGCGACTCCTATCCCCTTCAGACGAATAGCAAGGCGAACGGCTTCTAGAATAAGGCGAGTAGCTAGGAGAACGACGCCGCTCTGGATGAACAGAAAAACAAATTCTTAGTAATTCCATGTCTACATACATATCAACACTTAAACAATGAcaaatctcaattctcaattctCACCATGGACTGTTTTAAGCCCAAGATACCTTCCCGGAGTAGGTGTTCGTCCCCTCCGTCGTCTAGCCTGAAACAGACATAACCAATCATCAGTTTCTGTCAATACCCAAACACCACTGTGTGTATCAAGACATAGTTAGTTAACAGaatgatactactattaaacaaACTTGATGACACTATGTTAAAATACATTAAAGCATAGGGAGAAATGCAGGGCATACAACCCTCTGAATTTGCTGAGgcatttgatttgatttgttagTTTTGATGAAGAGCTGCTACACACAGCTACCCTGTTTCCAAAGAAACTTCAATAATCCAATACAATAGTGAGAGCTTCAACTACAGGTAGAATAAGACAGCATACACATAGCAAATCCACAAATTGCTAAATGCCAAAAAAACTCTACCTTCTCCACAGATATAACCCTGCCTTCAAGGACAGATCTGTCCAAGTATTTGATGCAGCGTTCGGCCTCCTTCAAAGAAGACATCGTCACGAAACCAAAACCACGCGATTCTCTCGTCCGCGGATCAACAACGAGGTGGACGTCTTCAACCTAAATACCAATAATTACAGCATTCAGCATAAACAGATCACACAAATAACCAACATATTTCAAAAGGACTCGTCAAACACACAACTACACCCCATTTATACCTTCCCTTCAGTTGAGAAATGCTTTTCCAAGTCTCTCTTTGTCACACGTGCCGAAAGTCCGGTGACATACAGATTATTTCCTGGATTCTCAGCATCGCTGGAATCGTAGCTCCTGCAAATGAAATTCAATCAGAtcagaatcaattaaattaaacctcTCTAATGAGAACCGTGAAGAAATTTAAGCAGAGAAACGGCTGCAGTGAGGTACAAAATTACCTTGACCTACTCCTTGATGGAATTGGAGACCTCGAGAAAGACCTACTGTAGCGCTTGTTGTAAGGTGAAGGGGATCTGCAGCTATATCAAATGTACCAAAAATGATTAGAACAAAAAATCACCAATTGCAATTAATCAGAAATTTAGAATGTAGCGCACACCTTGATCTCCTCGAGTATGACATCTGCATTCAAATACATGAAATAGAGATCATCAGATAATTGAGTGTCGAAGACGAAACATTTCCCAATTAATCTAAAAGACACAATACAGAAGGTAGATTTCTGCAATTATGCAAGGAATACCGAATTATTTAGTCTAAACTTTGGCAAATGAAACTCAAAAACTGTCACACATTGGTgtcaaaagaaaattgaaactagtatataagtctcataGGCCCCTCCTCCTTcaaccaattggttttaggatggaactcATGGATTTCTATGATAAACTAATGACCAAATTTTCGAGAAAAGCACGGGAAAGGAAACTCTGGATGAAGGACAGATAAATCCGTcgagaaacaaaatcaaatcatatcAAAATTAGGAAAGCAAATTTGCAGATAATTTAAGGAATACTACTAGAATTTATaattctatttaaaataaataaatccaaggaacgaaaaaaaaaactgagaAATATATGATGGAGATATGTAACTGACCTTGATGGTCGACGGCGGCGTAGAGATCAGACGGCGaattctcttctctcttctctcttctctcttcaatCTGTAGATGTCTCTGGAAGATGGGGTAACCTCCTATATATAGTAAGTAGCTCAAAAGAAGTTTCTAGATATGCTGACTTGTActgtacattttattttcttaatcaatttaatttagtaaaatgAAATGGGCCTAAATTTCAATCAACCCATCATGCTATAAGAACAAAGTATAATAAAGTGCAAGGCTGAACATAAGCTCTACTAATCATTTTGAGActtaatattattgttttgtCTGATTTATGTCTTGTATCCTctgacaaaataattttataaatcatgtcataataaaatcaaacaccTCATAGATTAGTAATTTAGTATGCACGAGCATATCAATACTACACATATATCTTTAAATCttcttttgaaacattttaAATGCAAATTACATCTATGTCTTTAAATATTCTTGCATTGGGTATACTTGTTATACCAATACAATACATGcatctttaaattttcttttcattttctattttttttaaatatatttttactttttattctttatgtAACTAACGCAAACAAAGTCTGataataaaactaaactaaCGTGTATAAGAAACACCGGTGGTCCTATCtttcaataattcaatttcatttaacGGAGAAGAAGACTATGCTTTCAAAAATATGCTAATATGGGtcttaaaaaatgatattcaatttttttaaaaaaaataatgtttcttttttattaaaaaataaaggacAAGTATTAGCCATTGGGCTTTTGCCAAACCCAAATTGCAAGTCGACCCATGCCGTCAACAGGCTTTGTGAAcgttttattttacttaaaacgtctttcaaaacttttggcaaataaataaataaataaaaatgtaaattatcaaataaattatgaaagatAATTGGCATatcttatattttctaaaaatttgaaaaatatagtactatcgCAGAAGATTAAATTTGACATTTATcacattatttcattttccagCGAATTACGCATTGATGTGTCAATCGGTATAAAACACATGGATAAAACGACTTGGTCAAAATGACGGTGTATAATTCAATTTGCAACGATGTTTTGTCCACGCGTTTTAAACCGCTTGCCACATCAGCGCGTGATTTTCCTCAAAAGAAAAGTATgaaataattgcaaaaatttcatctttcgtaattttttattagattttgAAAAACGTGGaacatactaaaatttaattatcattatgatttatttgacaattcaactaaaataaaattataatttatagacGGATCTACTTCTTATAATTGATGTTATCATGTTACAGCCACAACTAATTTTAACTTCTTATGTACGATTATATTCAACTTAGAGAAGAAATCTTATCTATATGATTGTTTTTTAGATCTTATTTATAGTACTTGTCACTGtaccataaataaattaatggaattAGGTT is a window from the Salvia hispanica cultivar TCC Black 2014 chromosome 1, UniMelb_Shisp_WGS_1.0, whole genome shotgun sequence genome containing:
- the LOC125212350 gene encoding serine/arginine-rich splicing factor SR45a isoform X5; the encoded protein is MSYSRRSSCRSPSPYNKRYSRSFSRSPIPSRSRSRSYDSSDAENPGNNLYVTGLSARVTKRDLEKHFSTEGKVEDVHLVVDPRTRESRGFGFVTMSSLKEAERCIKYLDRSVLEGRVISVEKGSCV
- the LOC125212350 gene encoding serine/arginine-rich splicing factor SR45a isoform X1, producing MSYSRRSSCRSPSPYNKRYSRSFSRSPIPSRSRSRSYDSSDAENPGNNLYVTGLSARVTKRDLEKHFSTEGKVEDVHLVVDPRTRESRGFGFVTMSSLKEAERCIKYLDRSVLEGRVISVEKARRRRGRTPTPGRYLGLKTVHERRRSPSYSPYSRSRSPCYSSEGDRSRSRSYSPCYRRRRRSYSPYYRRRRRSYSVGRSNSPSYYRPRRSSYSRSRSPSYSRSPVSRRDRSYSPYHRDYSPDSPYYRRRYRDYSPEDRYYRRSRYRSISPRYRRSSRRSYSLSLTPRSYSRSVSPTPTRDVSPSSMKCLKRSRSPRKRAPSRTSRSHSRSPSASLSSPTASRSVSPRR
- the LOC125212350 gene encoding serine/arginine-rich splicing factor SR45a isoform X2 — translated: MSYSRRSRSPSPYNKRYSRSFSRSPIPSRSRSRSYDSSDAENPGNNLYVTGLSARVTKRDLEKHFSTEGKVEDVHLVVDPRTRESRGFGFVTMSSLKEAERCIKYLDRSVLEGRVISVEKARRRRGRTPTPGRYLGLKTVHERRRSPSYSPYSRSRSPCYSSEGDRSRSRSYSPCYRRRRRSYSPYYRRRRRSYSVGRSNSPSYYRPRRSSYSRSRSPSYSRSPVSRRDRSYSPYHRDYSPDSPYYRRRYRDYSPEDRYYRRSRYRSISPRYRRSSRRSYSLSLTPRSYSRSVSPTPTRDVSPSSMKCLKRSRSPRKRAPSRTSRSHSRSPSASLSSPTASRSVSPRR
- the LOC125212350 gene encoding serine/arginine-rich splicing factor SR45a isoform X4 codes for the protein MSYSRRSSCRSPSPYNKRYSRSFSRSPIPSRSRSRSYDSSDAENPGNNLYVTGLSARVTKRDLEKHFSTEGKVEDVHLVVDPRTRESRGFGFVTMSSLKEAERCIKYLDRSVLEGRVISVEKFLWKQGSCV
- the LOC125212350 gene encoding serine/arginine-rich splicing factor SR45a isoform X3, with protein sequence MPQQIQRARRRRGRTPTPGRYLGLKTVHERRRSPSYSPYSRSRSPCYSSEGDRSRSRSYSPCYRRRRRSYSPYYRRRRRSYSVGRSNSPSYYRPRRSSYSRSRSPSYSRSPVSRRDRSYSPYHRDYSPDSPYYRRRYRDYSPEDRYYRRSRYRSISPRYRRSSRRSYSLSLTPRSYSRSVSPTPTRDVSPSSMKCLKRSRSPRKRAPSRTSRSHSRSPSASLSSPTASRSVSPRR
- the LOC125212350 gene encoding serine/arginine-rich splicing factor SR45a isoform X6 gives rise to the protein MSYSRRSRSPSPYNKRYSRSFSRSPIPSRSRSRSYDSSDAENPGNNLYVTGLSARVTKRDLEKHFSTEGKVEDVHLVVDPRTRESRGFGFVTMSSLKEAERCIKYLDRSVLEGRVISVEKFLWKQGSCV